A genome region from Brachymonas denitrificans includes the following:
- the guaB gene encoding IMP dehydrogenase gives MRLLGKALTFDDILLVPAYSEVLPKDTSLRTQFTRNIQLNLPLVSAAMDTVTEARLAIAMAQEGGIGIIHKNMTAQDQAAHVSKVKRHESGILRDPVVITPTTTVLEVKRLSEELGVSGFPVLDGGKVVGIVTNRDIRFETRLDVQVKDIMTPRERLVTAPEGISLEDAKAKLHEHKLERLLLVNDAFELKGLILVKDINKQTNFPNAARDDNGRLLVGAALGVGPGTEERIEALSAAGVDAVVVDTAHGHSAGVIDRVRWVKQNYPHIQVIGGNIATGAAAKALVEAGADAVKVGIGPGSICTTRIVAGVGVPQIMAVDSVATALKGTGVPLIADGGIRFSGDIAKAIAAGANTVMMGGMFAGTEEAPGEVILFQGRSYKSYRGMGSIGAMQQGSADRYFQEATSGNPNTEKLVPEGIEGRVPYKGSVLNIIYQMAGGLRASMGYCGCATIDEMREKAEFVEITAAGIRESHVHDVQITKEAPNYRAD, from the coding sequence ATGCGCCTGCTCGGCAAAGCACTCACGTTCGACGACATTCTCCTGGTGCCCGCATACTCCGAAGTCCTGCCCAAGGACACCTCGCTGCGCACCCAGTTCACCCGCAACATCCAACTCAACCTCCCGCTCGTGTCGGCCGCCATGGATACGGTCACCGAGGCACGCCTGGCCATCGCCATGGCGCAGGAGGGTGGCATCGGCATCATCCACAAGAACATGACGGCGCAGGACCAGGCCGCGCATGTGTCCAAGGTCAAGCGCCACGAAAGCGGCATTCTGCGCGACCCGGTGGTGATCACACCGACCACGACCGTGCTGGAAGTCAAGCGCCTGTCCGAGGAGCTGGGCGTGTCCGGCTTCCCGGTGCTGGATGGCGGCAAGGTGGTGGGTATCGTCACCAACCGCGACATCCGCTTCGAAACACGCCTGGATGTGCAGGTCAAGGACATCATGACCCCGCGCGAGCGCCTGGTCACCGCGCCTGAAGGCATTTCGCTGGAAGATGCCAAGGCCAAGCTGCACGAGCACAAGCTGGAGCGCCTGCTGCTGGTGAACGATGCCTTCGAACTGAAGGGTCTCATCCTGGTCAAGGACATCAACAAGCAGACCAATTTCCCCAATGCCGCCCGTGACGACAACGGCCGCCTGCTGGTAGGCGCGGCGCTGGGAGTGGGCCCGGGCACCGAAGAGCGCATCGAGGCGCTGTCTGCCGCTGGCGTGGACGCCGTGGTGGTCGATACGGCCCATGGCCACAGCGCCGGCGTGATTGACCGCGTGCGCTGGGTCAAGCAGAACTATCCGCATATTCAGGTCATCGGCGGCAACATTGCCACCGGTGCTGCTGCCAAGGCACTGGTCGAGGCGGGCGCAGACGCCGTCAAGGTCGGTATCGGCCCCGGCTCCATCTGCACCACGCGCATCGTGGCCGGCGTGGGCGTGCCGCAAATCATGGCGGTAGACAGCGTCGCCACCGCGCTCAAGGGCACGGGCGTGCCGCTGATCGCCGACGGCGGCATCCGCTTCAGCGGCGACATCGCCAAGGCCATTGCTGCCGGAGCCAACACCGTGATGATGGGTGGCATGTTCGCCGGCACCGAAGAGGCACCGGGCGAAGTGATCCTGTTCCAGGGCCGCAGCTACAAGAGCTACCGCGGCATGGGTTCCATCGGCGCCATGCAGCAGGGCAGTGCCGACCGCTACTTCCAGGAAGCGACCAGCGGCAACCCGAACACCGAGAAGCTGGTGCCCGAAGGTATCGAAGGTCGCGTGCCCTACAAGGGCTCGGTGCTCAACATCATCTACCAGATGGCCGGCGGCCTGCGTGCATCCATGGGCTACTGTGGTTGCGCCACCATCGACGAGATGCGCGAAAAGGCCGAGTTCGTGGAGATCACCGCAGCCGGTATCCGCGAGAGCCACGTGCACGACGTGCAGATCACCAAGGAAGCGCCGAACTA
- a CDS encoding RnfH family protein, which translates to MAETGCIPVELAYAPAPRSVISQHADLPAGSTVREALALWQHAEVQAWLAADGADETLQCGIWGRKVALDHVLRAQDRVELYRMLQVDPKVARRERFASQGARTAGLFARRRAGAKPGY; encoded by the coding sequence ATGGCTGAGACTGGCTGCATTCCGGTGGAACTGGCCTATGCGCCGGCGCCGCGCTCGGTGATCAGCCAGCATGCCGATCTGCCTGCGGGCAGCACGGTGCGGGAGGCACTGGCGCTGTGGCAGCATGCTGAAGTCCAGGCTTGGCTGGCTGCCGATGGTGCGGATGAAACGCTGCAATGCGGCATCTGGGGCCGCAAGGTGGCGCTGGACCATGTCCTACGTGCGCAGGATCGCGTAGAGTTGTATCGTATGCTCCAGGTGGACCCCAAGGTGGCGCGGCGCGAGCGCTTTGCCAGCCAGGGCGCCCGCACGGCTGGCCTGTTTGCCCGCCGCAGGGCAGGGGCCAAGCCCGGATACTGA
- a CDS encoding type II toxin-antitoxin system RatA family toxin gives MKTVHKSVLIWYSPAEMYQLVIKCEDYPQFLPWCDFGRVLEHTPDGMVAEIGIAMAGLKQSFVTRNVHVPDREVELNLVRGPFSHLKGRWRFEPVGDGTQRACRVHFDIEYDFSSRTLAMLVGPIFEKITSTFVDAFIQRAKKVYG, from the coding sequence ATGAAAACAGTCCACAAATCCGTTCTCATCTGGTACAGCCCGGCGGAAATGTACCAGCTCGTCATCAAGTGCGAAGACTATCCGCAGTTTCTGCCGTGGTGCGATTTCGGCCGTGTGCTCGAGCATACGCCCGATGGCATGGTGGCGGAAATCGGCATTGCCATGGCGGGCCTGAAGCAGAGCTTCGTCACGCGCAATGTGCACGTTCCCGACCGCGAGGTGGAACTGAATCTGGTGCGCGGCCCGTTCTCGCACCTGAAGGGGCGCTGGCGCTTCGAGCCGGTGGGTGATGGTACGCAGCGCGCCTGCCGCGTCCATTTCGATATCGAATACGATTTCTCCAGCCGCACCCTGGCCATGCTGGTGGGGCCGATCTTCGAGAAGATTACCAGCACCTTTGTCGACGCCTTTATCCAGCGCGCCAAGAAGGTCTATGGCTGA
- the smpB gene encoding SsrA-binding protein SmpB, which yields MATKKKAPPQTRIAENKKAAFNYFFEEKYEAGMVLQGWEVKAVREGKVQLTDGYVVVRDGELFVIGCQINPLKSASTHVTPDAVRTKKLLMHKNEIERLIGKVEQKGYTLVPLNLHWKNGRVKCEIALAKGKAEHDKRDTIKEREGKREVERAMKSRNR from the coding sequence ATGGCCACCAAGAAAAAAGCCCCCCCGCAAACCCGCATTGCAGAGAACAAGAAAGCTGCCTTCAACTATTTCTTCGAGGAGAAATACGAGGCAGGCATGGTGCTGCAGGGCTGGGAAGTGAAAGCCGTGCGCGAAGGCAAGGTGCAGCTCACCGACGGCTACGTGGTGGTGCGCGATGGTGAACTGTTCGTGATCGGCTGCCAGATCAACCCGCTCAAATCGGCGTCCACCCACGTCACGCCGGATGCCGTTCGCACCAAGAAGCTGCTGATGCACAAGAACGAGATCGAGCGCCTGATCGGCAAGGTCGAGCAGAAAGGCTACACGCTGGTGCCACTCAACCTGCACTGGAAGAACGGCCGCGTCAAATGCGAAATCGCCCTCGCCAAGGGGAAGGCCGAGCACGACAAGCGCGACACCATCAAGGAACGCGAGGGCAAGCGCGAGGTGGAACGCGCGATGAAGAGCCGCAACCGCTGA